A single window of Eucalyptus grandis isolate ANBG69807.140 chromosome 1, ASM1654582v1, whole genome shotgun sequence DNA harbors:
- the LOC120286539 gene encoding glycine-rich cell wall structural protein 1-like, whose translation MGVSRKWLSVVLLISCIMLHLSALALSDNKVDKTRFGDDDDCRWGRRRCGSRFGGGPGRGGRGGGFGGGGGAGGGVGGGAGGGGGLGGGGGGGVGGGAGKGGGFGAGGGVGGGAGGGVGGGGGFGGGGGGGAGGGAGKGGGFGAGGGVGGGAGGGAGGGVGGGGAGGGVGAGGGGGGGSGGGGGVGGGSGHGGGFGAGGGVGGGAGGTGGGAGGGGGGGGGGGGGVGGGAGHGVDLVLAAA comes from the exons ATGGGGGTCTCGAGAAAATGGCTCTCCGTGGTTCTTCTCATTTCATGCATCATGCTCCATCTGAGTGCACTTGCTCTCAGTGACAACAAGGTTGATAAGACCAGGTTTGGCGACGACGATGACTGTCGATGGGGACGGAGACGCTGCGGCAGCAGATTTGGTGGTGGGCCGGGCCGTGGTGGAAGAGGTGGTGGAtttggtggaggaggaggtgcGGGAGGTGGAGTTGGAGGAGGAGCTG gtggtggcggtggtttAGGTGGCGGAGGGGGTGGAGGAGTTGGAGGAGGAGCTGGGAAGGGTGGAGGCTTTGGAGCTGGGGGTGGCGTTGGAGGTGGTGCGGGAGGTGGTGTAGGTGGTGGCGGGGGTTTTGGtggcggtggaggtggaggtgctggAGGTGGTGCTGGAAAAGGAGGTGGCTTTGGAGCTGGGGGCGGTGTTGGTGGAGGAGCTGGAGGAGGtgctggtggtggtgttggag GTGGTGGAGCTGGAGGCGGAGTTGGAGCtggaggtggtggaggaggcggttctggtggaggtggaggtgttgGTGGGGGTTCAGGCCATGGAGGAGGCTTTGGTGCTGGAGGAGGTGTAGGTGGCGGTGCAGGAGGCACTGGAGGAGGTGctggtggaggtggaggtggaggaggtggaggtggtggcGGCGTTGGTGGAGGAGCAGGACATGGGGTGGATTTGGTGCTGGCGGCGGCGTAG